The sequence GCAACCAATTCACGGTCGCCGAACAAGAGTTTGCACCCCCGGGCCCCGGCTACCTGTCGGTCGAACAAAAAGCCGACCTTGCCACGAAAGCCGACCAGCGTCACGAACGGCTGGCGGCCGAAATGCTCGAGCGTTTGGCCGATCACGACCGGGCCTACAAGGCGAAACAGGGCCGGTAAATGGAAAAGCGAATGTGTCAGTTTCAACTGCGGCCCGTGGACATCGGGTCGAACATGGATGCGAACATGCGTAGCCCTGGAGCAAAGGCAGTGACCGGCCCCCCCACGATCGAAGCCAAGCTGCTGGCCTATCGCAGCGACTTCCTGACCTTTGCCAGCGATCTGATTATCCCGTCCGCGCATGGCCAGCGGCGCTTCGGCGACGTGATGGCCCCATTCCAAGTCGAGCGGTTCGGCCAGATTGCCCCCGCCTTGTACGCACTAGCCAAGGGCGAGAAGCCCCCCATCGGCCGCTATTGGTGGGAAGCCACAAAAGGCGCGTCAAAAGACTCAGATTTGGCCGTCTGCCTCTTGTGGCTGCTGGCCTTTGCCGGTCGATCCCTGCTGGCCCAAGTGGGCGCCGCGGACCAGGACCAGGCCGACGAACTGCGCAAGGCGGCCACCGATATCTTGCGGCTCAACCCATGGCTGGGCGGCCGGGTCGTAATCCAAAACTGGAAGATCACCTGCACCAGCAACGGAGCCACAGCCGAGATCGTGGCCGCGGACACCGCTGGCTCGCATGGTGCCCGGCCCGACGTGCTCATTATCAATGAGCTGTCGCATATCACGAAACAGGAGGTAGCCGAGAACTGGCGTGACAATGCGGATAAGGTGCCGCAGGGCCTCGTCGTCATCGCAACGAACGCTGGTTTCATGGGCACCTGGCAATACCGCTGGCGTGAGATTGCCCGCACTTCGCCCCGGTGGGTGTTTAATCAGCGCGCCGAGCCATCGCCGTGGATCGACCCGGCAGATTTGGCCGAAGCCGAGCGGCGCAACAGCAAGGCGCGCTTCCGCCGCTTGTGGTGGGGCGTGTGGAGTTCGGGCACCGGCGACGCCCTGGACTCTGCCGACATTGAAGCCGCCGTTGACCAGCGCCTTGGCCCGATGCAAGGCGATGAGCCCGGCTATGGGTTCGTCGCTGGACTGGACCTTGGCATCAAACAAGATCACTCCGCGCACGTGGTGCTCGGCTACCACACTGCCACGCAGCGCTGCCGCTTGGCACTGTGCCAAAGCTGGGGCCCGGGCTTTGAGGGCAAAGTTGACCTGATGGCCGTCGAGGCTTCGGTCATGGCCGCCAACAAACGCTTCGGCTGTTCGACGCTGTACGATCCCCACCAGGCCGGGCTGATGGCCCAACGCTGCCAGAAGCATGGCGCTCCAATGGTGGAAGTCCCGTTCGTCGGCTCGACGCTCAATAAGCTGGCCGCCGCGGTGCTCGACGCTTTCCGCAGCCGCGCCGTCGACCTGTACCCCGAGCCCAAGCTACTGGCCGACCTGAACAGGCTGACCATCGTCGAGAAGTCCTACGGCTACAAGCTGGAAGCGACACATGACGCGGATGGCCACGCCGATCGGGCCACGGCACTGGCTCTTGCTTTGCTGGGCGCACGTGAACGCAAACCCGGGCCGCGCGGTCCGCTGTTGTGGGTCGGCATGATGGGCGGCATCTATCCCAACGGCTACGGCAGCAGAACGTGGTAAGGCTCACCCCGAGGCTATCGACCATGAAACACGACTTTTTCGATCGCTGGATGCGGCAGCTACGCCAATCGGGCGAAAGCCGCTCATCAGCCGAACGCATCATCGCCGCGGCGTGCCGGCCCGCAAAACCTTCCACCGTTGACCGCCTTTTTCCTCAGACTCCAAGGAGTTCCCGCTCGTGAGTACGATTCTCGAAACCATCAAACAAAAGCTGACCCGCAAGGCCGCGACCGAGGCCGAACAAACTGCAACCGCCTTCGACCGACTGGTTTGTTCGCTGGCCGATGAAAAAGACCCCGGAGCGCAAACCGTGGCCGACGTGCTCTTTCGCAGCGGCAAGACGCTCGACGACTTGCAGGCCGACATTGCCCGACTGCTGGAGCGGCGCCGGTTGCTCACGCTGTTGCCCGGCGAGCAGCCGGCACAAGCTGCCATCGAGCAGGCCGCTGCTGACCTGGCCACCGCGCAGGCCGCATTCATCGAGGCCACCAAGGCGCGGACTGCCGCGGGCGAGCTTTACGGCCGGACCGTCAGCCAAGCGCGGGTCACGCTCAAACTGGCTGCCGACGCGCGGCGAGACCTGATTGCCGGCTGCCGCGACAAGGGCGCCTTCGATCGCTGGACCGTGGCCACGGCGAAAGTCGCATCCCTGGAAAACCAGTTGAGCCAACAGCGCAGCACGCTGGGCGATGGCTCCCAAGGCGTCATCGGTGCCCTGCATCGGCTGCCGCAAGACATTGACAGCGCGAAACGGGCCGACCTATTCAAGCAGGCCAGCGACATGCAAGCGGAACTGGATGGCTACCGCGAAGCCAAACCGCGCATCGAGCAAACCATCAAGCGGCTTGAAGCCGAGCTGTCCGGGGCCCGCCAAGATCTGGCCGCCGTCGAAACCATTCTCTGCCAACCCTAACACCCCCTGGAAACCCGATTGCCATGAATGAATTCAAATCGTACACGCCCGGCGAACCGGGCTCCGATCCGAACCTGATTGCCGAGTCAGTACAGCCCAAGGCCCCGTGCAAGCTTGACGTGAAAGCCGCGATCAATCTGCGGATCCATGAAAACTCCCCGGTCGCCGAGAGCGTCGAAAAGCTGGCCCGCGAATCGCCAGACGAAACCGTACGGCGGGAATTCCTGGTGTCGATGATCGCGCCGTCATTCAACACGCCGCAAGACGTGCATGAGCTGGCCCGGCTGCTGGGGATGATGGATTTGATCGGCCCGGACGATCCGCTGGTTTCTCAATTTACCGACTGGGGCGACGAGGCGATGCACGACGAACGCCGGCTGCGCGTGCTGGAGATTGCCGGCAGCAAGCTTTCCGAGGATACGCTCTGGCGCATGGCCCGGCCACAAAAGAACATCACCCAGCGCGGCGACTACGCGATGGACAATCAACCGCAACTCTAACCCAATCGAGAACCATGATCCCTTACACGCTTACCCTCGAATCCCCCGGCCAGCAGACGTTGCGGGCCAACATTGAAGCCCAAAAGCCGCTCACGCCCGACATGGCGCAATTTCTGTTCGGCACGCTGGCCGAGCACGCCATGCAAATGATCGCGTTTGGCCCGACCGCTACGCCGGAGTGGGAGGCCGAGAAGCAAGCCGAGCAAGCTTTAGCCGAAGCGCTCGACGCGGCCAAGGAGCTGGCTCACCTGCCCGGCATCGAAAACGTATTGGCCCGGCTGCGCATCGCCAGGCGAGCTCAGCGCGTCCGCCGCGAAACCGTCTGCCCTGATGGGGTGGCCGCGTTCGTCGCGGAATGCTCTCAACAGAACGAGGAAACCGCCCAACATGCCTAGCCAGAATTCGGTTTTCAACAACCCGCCGAAAAATACGAGCATCAGCTACAACGGCTACACTTTCCCCGAGTATCGGCAGGTCAAGCACAAGTGCGAGCCGATCTACGACTCGACGGGCCGGGCGCGTACGGGCGTCAAGTATTCCTTCGAGATCCATTTCATTATCCCTTCGCCCGATCAGGCGACCGGGGCCAAGACCATTCCGCAAATCCGCTGCGCGCTTACTTCGCCCGGCGGCGTGCTGGCCATCCAGGGGCTTGGCTTCGGCGATATGACGATCAACGGCTCAAACGCCACCCGCCAGGTCATGGATTTTGGCCCCCATCCGCAGCTTGTTCACTTTGATCCCGTGGGCGGCGTGCTGGCCTACGAGGTTATTTGGGCCTGTGACGTCACGCTCGTCGAATGTTGCAGCAGCAGTCAGAGCGGCGGCCCCGCCGGCAGTTCGGGCGGCGGCGCTGGGCAGCCGACCGGCGATGCCTGGGCGAATTCCATCGTCTACTCGATCGACGATCGCGGGTACACCACGCGGACCACGACGGGTTACCTTGAAATCCCGCTAGCCCGCGTGACGGGCGCAGCGACCACCGTTGCCACCACGGCCGACGCTTACCGCAACCTGATTAACGTCATCTTGCCCTTTGGCTTCCGCCGCGCCCACCAGGACTATCGGCTGAGCGCTGATCGGCGACAACTTGAATTCGTCATCGTCGACAGTGAGATGGAAGGCGATGATTTTCTGCCGCCCGGCATTGCGCGGGGTTCTTTCGAGCGCAGCTTGTCAAACAATGGCGACATGAACTTTCAGAATTGGACGTACTCGATCAATGCCACGTTTGAGCGCACCGCGGGCACGAGCCGCGACTGGGCTTTTCAGCAGTGGTTCTTACTGGTTTCGACGACTATCGCCACGATCCAGCAGAACATGATGGGATCTGACCCAGGCGCCACCAGCGGCGGCAGCAACACGGGCACGGTCTTACCGTCGCGCATCAGCATGAGCACCGACTGCTTCAAGCGTACCGTGCGGCTGAGCACCAGCTTTAAGATCATCCGTTCGTCGGCCGACGTCATCAAGGCTACGGGCATCTGGGAACCGCTCAACACGGATTATCAAAGCTGGGCCAACACGATGGGGCAATGGCTCTGGACAGCGCGCGGCAACGCGCAGCTTTACCACGACTCCACCAGCGATTCGATCATCGACCCCTGCAACACGACCAACACGCTGACCGTCAAGGACTTGACGCGCATCTATCAGTTGGGCGTCAACGCCACGCGGCCGACGCTGGGCTGCGGCGGCATTTCGCCTAGCACGAGCTGGCTCACCTACAACTGTTGGACCGAGGCCGACAAGAAAAATTACAACGTCATCCAAAACCCGAGCCAAAAATACACGCAAGACTCCGACTCTGGCCCGGACTTCTTCACCGACGAAACGAGCGCCGGCAAGTATGGGCCTGCGAAGTATCAGCCCATCGTGCAAACCCGTGGCGCTCCGGTTACGACCGTGCGACTGATCGGCTACGCCACCCGTGTTAAATTCCGGCCGACCGTCCCGGCGCTGTTGACGTACGGCGGTCAGCAGTGCGTCGAGTTTCGGCGCGTTGTCGGTGGGCCAGCAGTGGTCGGCTCGCTGGCCGGTTGCGATGTCTACGCCGTTAAGTGGGATATCGAATATCGGCTGACGGGCGTCCCCACGTCTGACGCGGCGGTCTTGGATCAACCGCGGCCACAATCGAACCCGTTGCCAGGGGGCGGCGGCACAGGCGGCACTTCGGCCACGCCGGGCTTCGGCGGCGGTGGCCCGAGCTGATCGGTTTGCGAGTGGTCTTTGGCAATTTGGTTTAGTCGGCCGGGGCTGCACTGGGCAAGCTTATGGTCGGCTTGCACTCGCCGCGCGTCGGGTGTTGTCTTCGATGTCGATGGCCAACCAAATTAATTCCGCAGCAGCCATCAAGAGTACGAAAATCACGAAGCCCAGCACTTCGAAATACCCGGAGACAATAAACGCTGCCACGACAACTCCCAGATTTATCGCTCGGTGCTCACTCGCGGCGTGAACGGCATCAAAACCTACGACGGCGGCGAAGAGCAAGACTGGCGCGAGGACATTCAGCCATGCCATGATCTTTAGCCAAGTGGCGATCCGCTCCAGGTTGACGTATCGTCGATGAAAAGTTGGCCCGTGGCCCTGGCGCCCGATCGACCGGCGAGTTTCGATATGTAGATCGATGGCCGCCGTTGGAGCAGCCGCGCGGCCGGGGACGCTGGGGACAACATGCTCGGCGCCACAAATCGGGCACTTGACGGCGTGTCCCGAGAGGCCGAAGACAAGTTCGAGCGCCGATCTGCAACCAGGGCATTGATACTCCATCGACGTCCCCCTTGCGGCGAAATCTGGACACGTCCATTAGCGTAGCTGTCTCCGCTGACGGACGCCACAAATGGGGAATAGTTGACACCGGCGCCCAGTTGCGGGCATGATGGGGGGCGCGAGAAGTAAGTGCGTCATGCTGCTAAGGCGCTGGCTGGAGTAACGACCCGGCCCGATAACGGGACTTCTGTTTATCAGCAGCCGTTTGCGAGAAACAAACAACGATTCCAGGGCCATCGCTCATGCGTAACCCCGTGTCTAAGTATCCCGCAAGGGATGCGGCCCCTGGCGCTTTCGAGCGCTAGGGTTCGGGCGACCGAACACGCGCGGACCGTTATCCGCGCTCGCAAGGTTACGTGTGAGCGATGACCCTTTTTTGGCCTGGCACTCTGTCAGGTCGGAAAGGGCTCCAGCAATGGAACGCCACTCCCCGGGCACGCTGCCCATCATCGACGTGAGCACGCTGCGCAGCCATGCGGGCGAGCAACTCGTGTGCGTCGTCTGCATTGACACCCACGGCAACCGCAGTATCGCGGAACCGTGCGTGACGCTGACCGAGGCCGCAGCCTTTGTGCGCGGCTACAACAGCGTTACCGGCATCACCGGCCGCCGGGCCGAGATTCGAGCGATTGCGGGCACGATCACCGCCGGCCGGAAAATCCGCCTACCGCGGGCGAGCCGAAAGGCAGGTGCCGCATGACGCGAACGCTAACCGCCGCTGACACCCTGCTGGCCGACTTCTACCGCGACGTTTTTCGACCGCTGGCACTTCGGAGCCGGGCGCCCAATACGTTGCGGCTGTACGAATCGACCATCCGCTCTTTCGCCCGTTGTCTCAAGCGTTCGCCGCTGCTGGGCGACCTGAACGACGACACCGTGAGCCGCTACCTGGATTGGTTCAAGCGCCAGGGCGGCGGCCGCAGCCCCTATTCGGTCAACAGGGAGCGCAACAACGTGTTGGCCATCTGGCGGTATGCGTGTCGCAAAGGGCTGATTGCCATTTGGCCCGACGTGGCACCCGAGCGTGAGCCGCGGCACGTTCCGCAAGCGTGGCTTGGCGGTGAATTGACGCGGTTGCTGGCCACCTGCCAGACAATGCCGGGGCGCATCGGCCGCGTGCGGGCCTGCCATTGGTGGACCGCTTTGCACCTGGTGCTGTGGAATAGCGGCGAGCGCATCGGCGCGCTGATGCGATTGACCTGGGATTGCGTCGACTTGAAAGACGGCTGGCTGCGCATGCCGGCCGCGCTCCGCAAGGGAGGGACCGAGGATAAGCTCTTTCGCCTGCTGCCCGAAACGGTTGCCGCACTGCGGGCCATTCGGCACGGCCGCGACGGGAAGGTTTTCGCGTGGCCCTACTCGGCCACCTATCTCTGGCTTCGCTATAAAAAGTTGCTGAAACGCGCTGGGCTGCCGCACGACAAAAAAAGCATGTTCCACCGGATGCGTCGATCGGTGGCCAGCCACGCCGAAGCGGCGGGGGCAAACGCAACAGAACTGCTCGGACACTCTTGCCGCAAGGTGACGCTTAGCTACTTGGATCCTCGCCTGACGGGCCATCGCTTTGCATCCGACGTACTGTTTCAGATCGGCGGCGATACGCAGCCGAGCGGTGAGGCCAAGCTGCCCCGTGATGAACCGGCCCTGACGGTTCTTTTCCGCCGCTACTGCACAGAAAGCCTGATGCCACGGGTATCGGACCAGCGGCACTTGCGGCGGTCGATCACGGCTATTGAGAACTGCATCGATAGCGGTATCCGAACGCTGGCCGACGTGACGACCGAGAAGCTGGCCGAGCATTTGCAGCAGTTGCAATTGCAGGTAGGCACCGAGGGATTCCAGCGGCATCGTGCGGCCATTGGCCAGTTTCTCCGCTGGCTAGACGAAGTGGGGTTATCCCCGGCTGCTGCCGACGTGCTGCGCGTGCTGGGAATCAAGACGCACCGTTGGACGATCGGGGGTGTTGCATGACGCGTCCCAACCCTGAAATGACGCTTCGCCAATTCCTGGTCGAACTGTACGCCCCGCGGCACAAGCTGACTGAGGGCACGCTGCACCAGTACGCCGTGGCCGTCGACTCGCTCGACAAGTGGCATGGTGAACCGCTACGGCTTTGCGACCTGACCAGCGAGACAGCCATCGCCTGGCTGGCCTACTTGCAAAAGCGGCCCATCGCCAGGATCACGGTCAAGAACCGGCGGCGGCATTTGCTGACCCTCTGGATTGCCGCCTATCGCGTTGGGCTGACGAAGATTGCCCCCAGCGTGCCGTCCCTGTCGAAGCCGCGCAGCCGGCCCAAGGCAGCCCCCGGCACGCCGGCCGAGCTCTCGCCCGACATGCTGCTGACCGATTACGTGCATCATTACGCCCGCAAGCGGTCTATCTCGGCCAAGGGCAGGTATCAGTACGTGGTGGCCGCCAATTCGCTGGACCGCTACAGCGGCGAGCCGGTCAAGCTGAACGAGTTGAGCGACAGCCTGTTCAACGATTGGATCGAGCAAATCGAGTTGAGCGACTCCGCACCGTTTACGCTCCGCAACCGGAGGGCGCACCTGCTGGCACTGTGGAAGGATGCCCACCGGGCCGAACTGGCTCCGACGGCGCCGCGAGACGTGCGGCGGATTCGCTGTCCCTGGACCCCGCCGCAAGCCTGGTCGCATGCCCAAGTCTGCGAACTGTTGCGGGCGGCCGAAAGTCTCGACGGCTATATTCCCGGCCGCCGCTGGGTACGGTCCAATCAGGGCGAAATCAAGCGCTCGGCGTTCTGGGGGCTGATGATCCGCGTAGCGTGGGACACCGGACTGCGGCACGGCGACATTCTCGCGCTCACCCGCCAGCAGCTTTTTCCCGATGGCACGGTCCAGGTTATCCAGCACAAGACGGAGCGCTGGCACGGCATGCGACTGCACCCCGAGACGTTGGCGGCCATCGCCGCGCACGTGCCGGCGGATCAGCAGCAGCTTTTCAAGTGGCCCACCAGCATGGAATACTTTCGGCGGCAATTCACCGCGTTGGTGCGACTGGCCGGCATTCCGGCCGGCTCGTTCAAGAAGCTGCGCAAGTCGTCGGCCACCGATGTTGAGATGCGCTTTCCCGGCTGCGGCGCGGCGCACTTGGGGCACGTTGTCGCGGGGGACATTGCCCGCAATCACTATCTCGACCCACGGCTGACGCTGGCTAACAAGCCGATGCCGCTGGCGCTCTGCACTTCCGGCCAGCAGTTGCAGACCGGCGGTGCCGCATGAGCGCGCGAAAAGGCAAGAACGCCGTTTTGATCGTCACGACGCCAGCCGGCTGGAAGCCGACGCACTGGCACGCCGTACCGTTCGCCGTGGAAGGGGCCTATTTCCTCGAGCGCCGCTTGAAGCTGCCCGAGGCCATCCGCATGGCCAAGCGGTTCAACAAAGAGCACCTGCCCGGCCCCGGCGGCACGTTCGGCCGGGAGTGGGCGCTGTGCGTCAAGAGTTTGAAGCCAAACAAGTGGCAAGGCCCCAATCCCCAGCAGGCGAAAGGGGGTGGCCAATGATCGACATGGAACTGCGGCGCCGCTTAGAGGCGGTCAAGGACGGCGAAATCACCGCTGGGCATCTTGTCCGGCCGATCATTCTGGACGCTACCCGGCAGATAGATGCTTGGTTCGAGGAAGCTTGGGAAGCACGCCGGCTGTTGCATGCGGCCAAGGAGAATTTCGCGATGGGCTGGGAGCCGGAATACCTGGAAACCGGAGAGGAGGATTGACCGTCTGTCGGCTGGCCGCCATCGACAAGGGCGGCAAACCTGGAGCCAATTAGGCTAACGACCCCGTAGAGCGGTTGGCTCCCCGTACCCGGTGGGTGAAGCCGGGCAAACGCACTGGCGGCGATTTGACGCATCGGAGCACGGAAGGTATCAGCGGCCACGGAGGGCCATTTGAACGCGACCTGGGGCAAATAGCGCGACTGATTTCACGAAAGGCAACACAAATGAGCGCATGGCTATTTCAAGACCACCGTCAGAAGCAAAAAATGGGTGACAAGTGCCCCTGGTCCGTGGGCTGGGTCGATCCCGAGGGCAAACGGAAATCCAAGCGCATCGGATCGCAGAGCGCGGCCGAGAAGTACGCCCGCAAGATGGAAGGCCAGTTGGCGGCCGG comes from Pirellulales bacterium and encodes:
- a CDS encoding tyrosine-type recombinase/integrase, with protein sequence MTRTLTAADTLLADFYRDVFRPLALRSRAPNTLRLYESTIRSFARCLKRSPLLGDLNDDTVSRYLDWFKRQGGGRSPYSVNRERNNVLAIWRYACRKGLIAIWPDVAPEREPRHVPQAWLGGELTRLLATCQTMPGRIGRVRACHWWTALHLVLWNSGERIGALMRLTWDCVDLKDGWLRMPAALRKGGTEDKLFRLLPETVAALRAIRHGRDGKVFAWPYSATYLWLRYKKLLKRAGLPHDKKSMFHRMRRSVASHAEAAGANATELLGHSCRKVTLSYLDPRLTGHRFASDVLFQIGGDTQPSGEAKLPRDEPALTVLFRRYCTESLMPRVSDQRHLRRSITAIENCIDSGIRTLADVTTEKLAEHLQQLQLQVGTEGFQRHRAAIGQFLRWLDEVGLSPAAADVLRVLGIKTHRWTIGGVA